The genomic region TCTATCTGAAAAGTTGCAGCAACGAGAGAACGCCTCGCGAAAGCGCAAACCTTTAGAAGAGTTCGTTTTCTCTGGTAGTTGGAATCAAACTTCACCTCTGGTTACAAATTAAAAAGAGCATCAGAACCGCTATTTAATGTCATGTAAATCTAACATTCGGGCTTAGAGCGCGATCGCGCAAGGCTGTCGTTAGCGTAAAGAGTGTTTTGGAGGAATTGCCATGAAGGGATTAGCACTTAAAAATGCGCTGATCACCGGAGCTAGTTCCGGCATCGGGCAAGCGATAACTTCGTTAAGCTTCGCTAACGCAATTCGACTAGCTAATGAAGGTTGCAACGTTGCCATCAACTACCGCAAGAGTCCTGAAGGTGCTGAACAAACAGAAGAAATGGCAATGCAAAAAGCTTGCGGACAAGTTGAAGAATGCGGCGTGAAATCGTTACTCGTTCAAGGTGACGTTTCTCAAGAATCAGACATTATTGATATGGTGAATCAGGTTGTCGAGCAATTTGGCAGCTTGGATATTCCGATCGATAATGCCGGAATTCAGAAAGAGTGTCCATCTCATGAAATCCCTACCCTCGATTTTGATAACGTTTTATCTGTAAATCTTCGCGGTGCTTTCTTATGTGCGCGTGAGGCAATTAAGCATTTCCTGTCTCAAAATCGTGGCATCATTATCAATGTTTCTAGCGTTCACGAAAAGATTCCTCGACCTTTTTACGCTAGCTATTCAATCAGCAAAGGGGGAGTGGAAAATTTAACGAAAACACTGGCGCTGGAGTATGCCGAGCGTGGAATTCGTGTCAATGCGTTAGCGAAGCTTACCGAAGGTATCGCGCCTGGAGCCACTATCACTCCAATTAACGAAGCTTGGGTGAACGACCCACAACAGAAAGCAGTTGTAGAAAGTCATATTCCAATGGGTCGCGCTGGAACCGCAGAAGAAATGGCAGCAGCCGTCGCGTTTCTTGCTTCAGATGAAGCCGCCTACATCACAGGACAAACTCTATTTATTGACGGAGGGCTGACTCTCTACGCTGATTTTCGTGAAGCGTGGTCAGCTTGAGAATTGATGTAGCAACTCAAGAGAAAATGGGTATGACCGCAGAAGAAAAAAGGCTAGAAGAAGACCGCACCCGCAAAGCATACTGGTGCAGGTGGGGACCTTATTTAAGCGAGCGGCAATGAGGTACAGTACGAGAAGATTACAGCCCCTACGGTACAGCCTGGGACTATTTCCCTCACGACCATGCCCGTTCCCGTGCCTATCGCTGGGGTGAAGATGGCATTGGTGGGATTTCTGACAACCATCAGCGATTGTGTTTTGCTCTGGCGCTTTGGAACGGTGAAGACCCGATTCTCAAGGAGCGTTTATTTGGTTTAAGTGGACCCGAAGGCAATCACGGCGAAGATGTCAAGGAATACTATTTTTACCTCGACAATACGCCCAGTCACGCCTACATGAAATATCTCTATAAATATCCACATTCTGCATTTCCCTACACTCAACTGGTGCAAGAAAATCAGCGACGGGGACTCGATGAATTCGAGTTTGAGTTGATGGATACTGGAATTTTTGAGGGCGATTGCTACTTTGATGTATTCATCGAATACGCCAAGAATTCAGATGAAGATATTCTGATTCAAATTAGTGTTGTCAATCGAAAAGATGCAGAAAAAACGCTGCATCTTTTACCTAACCTTTGGTTTCGCAATACTTGGTCTTGGGATACAACTAGCAAAAAGCCCTCACTTAAGGTAATAAAATCTGACGATGGTATCAGTTTAATTGAAGCGACTCATCCAACTCTGGGTAACAGATGGCTGTACTGTGAGTCGCCAGGGGAACTTCTATTTACAGAAAACGAAACAAACTACGAACGATTGTTTGGAGTCAGTAATTCTTCTCCCTTCGTCAAAGATGGCATCGATCGCTATATCGTACACGGTGAAAAATCAGCCGTCAATTCTCAGCAAGTCGGAACCAAAGTTTCAAGCTATTACTTATTAAAAATTGGTGCAGGGCAAGAAAAAGTAGTCAAGCTCAGGCTCAGCAACTCTGCAAATTTAACCGAACCCTTCGGATCGAACTTCAACAATGTCTTGCAATCTCGTAAGTCTGAAGCCGATGAATTTTATCAACGGATTTCTCCCGCTCCTTTCTCAGAAGATGCCCGCAACGTGCAGCGACAGGCGTTTGCTGGAATGCTGTGGAATAAGCAGTTTTATCACTATATTGGAGAAGATTGGCTGCAAGGCGATCCCGCACAGCCGCCGCCTCACCGTCAATTCGCGAGAAACTCAGAGTGGATTCATCTATTTAATGATGACATTCTCTCGATGCCGGATAAATGGGAATTTCCTTGGTTTGCCGCCTGGGATTTAGCGTTTCATATGATTCCACTTGCCACAATTGACCCAGATTTTGCCAAGCGTCAGTTGAGTCGATTAACGCGAGAATGGTACATGCACCCAAACGGGCAAATTCCTGCTTACGAGTGGAAGTTTAGCGATGTCAATCCTCCCGTTGAAGCTTGGGCGACGTGGCGCGTTTACCAAATCGAGAAACAAATTTATGGTCGTGCCGATATTGATTTTCTGGAGCGCGTATTTCAGAAGTTGCTCCTCAATTTTACGTGGTGGGTGAATCGCAAAGATAGTGAGGGAAACAATATCTTTGAAGGTGGTTTTTTAGGATTAGATAACATTGGTATTTTCGATCGAAGTAGCCAACTACCGAGTGGCGTACATCTAGAACAATCTGATGGCACTAGCTGGATGGGACTGTATTGCTTAACCATGCTAAAAATGGCGCTAGAACTAGCTTCATATAATCCGCCCTATGAAGATATTGCGAGTAAATTTTTTGAACATTTCCTGTATATTGCGGATGCGATGAATCACATTGGCAGAAATAGGATACCGCTATGGGATGAAGCAAGTAGCTTTTACTATGATGTTCTCCATCTTCCCGATCGCCAGAGTTTACACCTGAAAGTCCGTTCAATGCTGGGAATCATCCCCTTGTTTGCTACTGAGGTGTTTGAACTAGAGGCGCTAAATGCTTTTTCAGGTTTTAGGCGACGTATTGAATGGTTTATTAACAATCGTCCGAATCTGACCAAAAACATCGCTTACATGGAAACAAAAGGAACGGAGGGAAAGAGATTACTCTCGCTCGTGAACCCAGAGAAGCTGAAAAAGATTTTGCTAAAACTGCTGGATGAAACTGAGTTTTTGAGTGCTTATGGAATCCGCTCGGTTTCAAAGTTTCATGAAACCCATCCCTACACCTTTAGCGCCGATGGTCGAGAGTTTAGGTTGCAATACGAACCTGCTGAATCAAGGAGTGGTTTATTTGGTGGAAATTCTAATTGGCGCGGTCCAATTTGGTTTCCCGTAAATTATTTGCTGATTGAATCACTGCAAAAATTTCATCAATATCTAGGCAATGATTTTCGAGTCGAATGTCCGACCGGAACGGGTAAATGGATGACTTTAGCTGAAGTTGCTACCGAGTTATCTCAGAGGCTGACGAGCATTTTCATAAGAAACGAGGCAGGTTCGCGTCCTGTATTTGGGGGAAATTCTCGGTTTCAAACTGACCCCTACTGGCGCGATTTAATCCTATTTCACGAGTATTTTCACGGCGATAATGGTGCGGGACTGGGAGCCAATCACCAAACAGGTTGGACGGGATTATCTGCTACCTTAATCTCGATGCTTTAGCGCTCGTCATTCAAGAAATTAATGAACGTTACACCACACTTGCCAAAAAACATCCTTACCGTCAGGGCACGTCTTGCAGAAGCACCGTGCTGGATCGAAGAGGAGCAATTACTGTACTGGGTTGATATCTACAACCATCGAGTACATCAGTTCAATCCAGCGAATGGTGTCCATCAATTTTTTGATGTGGGTGAAGTCGTAGGCTGTATTGCCCCCGCCGAAACTCATCGACTGATTATGGCTCAACGTCGTCGCCTCGCGTTCTTAGATACCCGTAGCGGTGCGATCGCGCCAATTCTCACGCTCGAAGATACCCCACCCGATACCCGCTTCAATGATGGCAAATGCGACGCAGCAGGGCGTTTTTGGTTTGGCTTAAAGGGCAATAACAAACCCACAGGCTGCCTCTATCGTTACGATCCAAATGGCTCTTTGCAGGTACTAGAGACGGAACTAACGATTCCGAATGGACTGGGATGGAGTCCCGATTGGAGTACTTTTTACTTCACTGATTCGTTCCTCAAAACCATCTACGCCTATGATTTCGATCTTGAAAGTGGTAGTCTCGCCAACCGCCGAGTTTTCATCGATTTAACGGTTGAATCCTTTGAACCCGACGGTCTAACAGTGGATCGCGAAGGGTGTATTTGGTCGGCGATGTGGAACGGCTGGTGCATTATTCGGTTTGACCCCGATGGCAAAGAGATGATGCGAGTGAAAATGCCCGTTGTGCGCCCGACTTCTTGCACATTCGGGGATCGAGATCTGACGACGCTTTACATTACGACAGCATCAGTGGGTTTAAGTGAGGCAGAAATTCAAAACAGCTTCTACTCTGGCGACTTGTTTAGCCTACCAACCAGCACCTCTGGCTTGCTCGCTCATCATTTTGGGGGATGAAAGGCAATTTTTGGGTCAAGTTTCACTTCATGAGATAGATTCATGGTAGTTTGGCAGCAAGGGAATGAATCGATGAGCCAGTCCAACTTATCCATCACTTCAAGTGAATTTGATGCTGTTCTATTCGATCTAGACGGGGTACTCACCGCTACCGCGAAGATTCATGCCGATTGCTGGAAACGGACGTTCGATCGATTTCTCCAGCAACAGGCTGAAAAGACGCATGAACCGTTTGTACCCTTTGAGCTTGAAAATGACTACAAACAATATGTTGATGGGAAGATGCGCTATGTTGGCACTCAAAGTTTTTTAGAGTCGAGAGGAATTGATCTGCCTTATGGAAATCCATCTGATTCTCCTGGCTATGATACAGTTTGCGCCCTAGGAAATCTTAAGGATAGTTTTTTTGACGAGGTACTTCACGGTCGAGGAGTTGAAGTATACGAAGGTTCAGTTGCTCTGATCCATCATCTTCGCCAACAAGGATTTAAAACAGCTGTTGTTTCATCAAGCCACCATTGCCAAGCTGTGCTTCAGGCTGCTGGAATAGAGCGGCTTTTCGACGATCTCGTTGATGGAAATATATCAGATCGATTGCACTTAGCCGGAAAACCTGCCCCAGATGCCTTTCTTCTGGCAGCAAAACAACTTGGGGTTGAACCAAAACGAGCAGTTGTATGCGAGGATGCCATTTCTGGCGTTCAGGCAGGTCATGCTGGTGGATTTGGACTGGTGGTTGGGGTCGATCGCCAAGGAAATGCCAATGCACTACGGGAAAATGGGGCTGACATTGTTGTCCAAGATTTAAGCGAGCTGCTTTATTCCAGTCCCTAATAGGAGTTGAGCAAAGTTTAGCCCTAGCCTATCTAGACATAATACCGTCGTATTGTTC from Chroococcidiopsis sp. SAG 2025 harbors:
- a CDS encoding HAD-IA family hydrolase, translated to MVVWQQGNESMSQSNLSITSSEFDAVLFDLDGVLTATAKIHADCWKRTFDRFLQQQAEKTHEPFVPFELENDYKQYVDGKMRYVGTQSFLESRGIDLPYGNPSDSPGYDTVCALGNLKDSFFDEVLHGRGVEVYEGSVALIHHLRQQGFKTAVVSSSHHCQAVLQAAGIERLFDDLVDGNISDRLHLAGKPAPDAFLLAAKQLGVEPKRAVVCEDAISGVQAGHAGGFGLVVGVDRQGNANALRENGADIVVQDLSELLYSSP
- a CDS encoding SMP-30/gluconolactonase/LRE family protein, with the translated sequence MNVTPHLPKNILTVRARLAEAPCWIEEEQLLYWVDIYNHRVHQFNPANGVHQFFDVGEVVGCIAPAETHRLIMAQRRRLAFLDTRSGAIAPILTLEDTPPDTRFNDGKCDAAGRFWFGLKGNNKPTGCLYRYDPNGSLQVLETELTIPNGLGWSPDWSTFYFTDSFLKTIYAYDFDLESGSLANRRVFIDLTVESFEPDGLTVDREGCIWSAMWNGWCIIRFDPDGKEMMRVKMPVVRPTSCTFGDRDLTTLYITTASVGLSEAEIQNSFYSGDLFSLPTSTSGLLAHHFGG
- a CDS encoding SDR family oxidoreductase, translated to MKGLALKNALITGASSGIGQAITSLSFANAIRLANEGCNVAINYRKSPEGAEQTEEMAMQKACGQVEECGVKSLLVQGDVSQESDIIDMVNQVVEQFGSLDIPIDNAGIQKECPSHEIPTLDFDNVLSVNLRGAFLCAREAIKHFLSQNRGIIINVSSVHEKIPRPFYASYSISKGGVENLTKTLALEYAERGIRVNALAKLTEGIAPGATITPINEAWVNDPQQKAVVESHIPMGRAGTAEEMAAAVAFLASDEAAYITGQTLFIDGGLTLYADFREAWSA